The genomic interval TTAGAGAGAGTATTAAAAAAAACCACATGCTGTGGCTTATACTGCTCTGGGACAAACTGGCTTACCTCATCCTTTTGGATTGTTATTAGATGTAGGCGATTATTGGACTTTTAAATCTCCTTTATTCTATCCCTAATAGAAGCTAAATCACCTATCTGCTTTATTTGATATGTGGGTATTATACTAGATATTGTCGTACAGATCACTTTATATTTTAAAGCTTCTTCAAGCTGTTTTAAATGTTCCTCATTTTCACCTTTTATTAACCTAATAACATCTGTTGTTGCTTCAACCCAAATTGCCTCTTCATCCATAAATTGATGCTCCCAGAGCTCTCTTTCTAACTTATATGCAACCGCCTCTAAAGATGGAATTCGTCCTGTTCCATTACATGTTGGACAGTGATCAGTTAAACTTTCCTCTAACGGTCTGCGAACCTTCTTACGCGTTATTTGTAAAATATTTAGTTCAGTAAAACCAAGTACTTTATGCTGGATTCGATCCTTCTTCATCTCATGTTTAACAGTTTCAACAATTGAAGACTTGTCTTCCTTATGCTTCATATCAATAAAATCAATTAAGATGATCCCGCTTATATTTCTTAGGCGGATTTGTTTTGCTATCTCGATCGCTGCTAATTGATTCGTTTTTAGAACGGTGTCACGCATCGATAATTTCCCGGAAAATTTTCCAGTATTAACGTCAATAATCGTCATTGCCTCTGTTCGTTCGATAATAATATAGGCGCCATTTTTCAACCAAACAATCTGTTTTAAAAGCTTGTCAATTTCTTGATCAATTTTGTAAGCGGAAAAAATTGATTCTTTCTTATCATGGTAAAGAACCGTTGAGCTTGGAAATTGCTTCTTTAATTTTTTAACACTCTCTATTTGATCACTTATTATTGTATCATCCGTTTGAATGGCAAGTTCATTTACTATTCG from Metabacillus sediminilitoris carries:
- a CDS encoding Rne/Rng family ribonuclease, whose amino-acid sequence is MRKLIINEKTKEIRCAVTEQNQLTEIHQTYSFENEIVGNIYIGRVTKVLPGMQAAFVDLGLKHNGYLHRNDLITFQQKGNTSSQTSISQYVREGEQLLVQVVKEGSDQKGPKLTTNIEFSGKLLVYMPYGDYVAVSKKVSNENERNRLLYIAQELCEGNEGLLFRTECYEKSAEEIKSEYINLKKQFQDLQKSTHKKPICVFEARTFVDRIVNELAIQTDDTIISDQIESVKKLKKQFPSSTVLYHDKKESIFSAYKIDQEIDKLLKQIVWLKNGAYIIIERTEAMTIIDVNTGKFSGKLSMRDTVLKTNQLAAIEIAKQIRLRNISGIILIDFIDMKHKEDKSSIVETVKHEMKKDRIQHKVLGFTELNILQITRKKVRRPLEESLTDHCPTCNGTGRIPSLEAVAYKLERELWEHQFMDEEAIWVEATTDVIRLIKGENEEHLKQLEEALKYKVICTTISSIIPTYQIKQIGDLASIRDRIKEI